A genome region from Flavobacterium sp. CFS9 includes the following:
- a CDS encoding DUF2062 domain-containing protein: MKPTLPQQELLNATSFCVIVPTYNNHKTLKRVLDSVLDFTSNVIIVNDGSTDETSEILKHYSQCTQIHHPKNLGKGRALRNGFRKAIELDFEYAITIDSDGQHFAADIPYFIAEIQNQPHSLLIGSRNMTQENVPKKSSFGNKFSNFWFKFETGIQLDDTQSGYRLYPLKLIPKQFYTNKFEFEIEVIVRSAWKGIVVKNIPVQILYDPAERVSHFRPFKDFTRISILNTVLVVCALLYIKPRDFFRKAKKKGFKKFFLEDILESSDSNFKKSAAIALGIFIGISPFWGFQTILLLTFATLFKLNKVIAFLASNVSFPPFIPFVIYGSLKMGSYFVSNDVMLTANGSVTLDDIQKNATQYIVGSLILASVLALSAGLISYLLLTAFSSRNKTKIM, encoded by the coding sequence ATGAAACCTACTTTACCACAGCAGGAATTACTAAACGCTACAAGTTTTTGTGTGATTGTTCCAACGTACAACAATCACAAAACGCTGAAAAGAGTGTTGGATTCTGTTTTAGATTTCACTTCAAATGTCATTATTGTTAATGACGGTTCGACTGATGAAACTTCTGAAATTCTGAAACACTATTCGCAATGCACTCAGATTCATCATCCTAAAAATCTGGGAAAAGGAAGAGCTTTACGAAATGGTTTCAGAAAAGCAATCGAGTTAGATTTTGAGTACGCGATTACAATTGATTCAGACGGACAGCATTTTGCTGCCGATATTCCGTATTTTATTGCCGAGATTCAAAACCAACCTCATTCGTTATTGATTGGGAGCCGCAATATGACTCAGGAAAATGTTCCCAAAAAGAGCAGTTTCGGAAATAAGTTTTCTAATTTCTGGTTTAAATTTGAAACCGGAATTCAACTCGATGATACTCAATCCGGTTACCGACTGTATCCTTTGAAGCTCATTCCGAAACAATTTTACACCAATAAATTTGAATTCGAAATTGAAGTAATCGTTCGTTCTGCCTGGAAAGGTATTGTGGTTAAAAATATTCCTGTTCAAATTCTGTACGATCCTGCTGAACGCGTTTCTCATTTTCGTCCGTTTAAAGACTTTACCCGCATCAGTATACTAAATACGGTTTTGGTCGTTTGCGCATTGCTGTACATCAAACCCAGAGACTTTTTTAGAAAAGCAAAAAAAAAAGGTTTTAAAAAATTCTTTCTCGAAGACATTTTAGAAAGCAGTGATTCCAATTTCAAAAAATCGGCAGCAATTGCTTTGGGGATTTTTATCGGAATTTCTCCTTTCTGGGGTTTCCAGACCATTCTGCTTTTAACTTTTGCAACCTTATTTAAGCTTAACAAAGTGATTGCTTTTCTGGCTTCAAATGTGAGTTTCCCCCCTTTCATTCCGTTTGTCATTTACGGATCTCTAAAAATGGGAAGTTACTTTGTTTCGAACGATGTTATGCTAACGGCAAATGGTTCGGTTACACTCGACGATATTCAAAAAAATGCAACACAATATATCGTGGGAAGTCTTATTTTAGCATCCGTTTTAGCGCTCTCAGCAGGTCTCATAAGTTATTTACTTTTAACCGCTTTTAGCTCCAGAAATAAAACAAAGATTATGTAA